Proteins encoded by one window of Vitis vinifera cultivar Pinot Noir 40024 chromosome 10, ASM3070453v1:
- the LOC104880586 gene encoding uncharacterized protein LOC104880586 isoform X1 — protein sequence MDNESETQVDSSASGRRDPGWKYGRLVNEKNLNTIICIFCDKVTKGGIYRHKQHLVGGYRNAKKCRKCPEHVREEMEEYMSSKKNQKEQMNMGCEYVNEDLFGLEDEDIGEEINSRTNVTNISSGGSNRGGSGGRTFSSKKPRQKGPMDHFFTPNAEMVVQNQRSGKMNQTTINDAYKKEARERACTLITRWMYEAAIPFNAVTYPSFQPMIEAIGQYGVGMKGPTFHEVRVTNLKKELALTKDLMKDHMVEWGKNGCSIMSDGWTDRKERTLVNFLVNCSKGTMFMQSIDASSMIKTGEKMFELLDKWVEQVGEENVIQVITDNHSSYVMAGRLLELKRPHLYWTPCAAHCLDLMLEDIGKLPNIKRTLERAISLNGYIYNRSGLLNMMRRFTG from the exons tgaaaaaaatttgaacacCATCATATGCATTTTTTGTGATAAAGTAACCAAAGGAGGCATCTATAGACACAAACAACATCTTGTTGGTGGatatagaaatgctaaaaagtgtAGAAAATGTCCGGAACATGTTagagaagaaatggaagagtatatgagttccaagaaaaatcaaaaagagCAAATGAATATGGGGTGCGAATATGTTAAtgaagatttgtttggtttggaagatGAAGATATTGGTGAGGAGATTAATAGTAGAACGAATGTCACCAACATTTCTAGTGGAGGTAGTAACCGAGGAGGAAGTGGTGGTAGGacgttttcttcaaaaaaaccaagacaaaaaggtcCTATGGATCATTTTTTCACTCCTAATGCAGAGATGGTTGTTCAAAATCAAAGGAGTGGAAAGATGAATCAAACTACCATCAATGATGCCTACAAAAAGGAAGCAAGAGAAAGAGCTTGCACGCTTATCACAAGATGGATGTATGAGGCTGCTATTCCATTTAATGCAGTCACATATCCAAGTTTCCAACCAATGATTGAGGCTATTGGCCAATATGGTGTGGGTATGAAGGGACCAACTTTTCATGAGGTAAGAGTTACTAACCTTAAGAAAGAATTGGCTCTcacaaaagatttgatgaaagatcatatggtggaatgggggaaaaatggatgttcaattatgtcggATGGATGGACCGATAGGAAAGAGAGAACTTTGGtgaactttttggttaattgttcaaagggaaccatgttcatgcaatccattgatgcttcttcaatgattaagacgggagaaaagatgtttgagttaCTTGACAAATGGGTAGAGCAAGTTGGTGAAGAGAATGTTATTCAAGTTATAACAGATAATCACTCAAGTTATGTGATggcag GGAGGTTGTTAGAATTAAAGCGTCCACATTTGTATTGGACACCATGTGCTGCACATTGCCTTGACTTGATGTTGgaagatattggaaagctaCCAAACATCAAGAGGACATTGGAGAGGGCTATATCACTAAATGGGTATATTTATAATCGCTCAGGGCTACTCAACATGATGAGGCGGTTTACTGGATAA